The Archangium primigenium genomic interval GGCCAGGCGCGGCAGGCCCAGGGACTCGAGCAGGATGGACACCACCTGGGCCGGGCTGATGGCCACCGCGCCCACGCCCAGCGAGACGATCACGCACCCGAGCAGCAGCGGCACCAGGACGAGCAGCCCCCGCGTGCGCCGGGCCCAGACGGCCGGCGCGTGGAACCCGGGCATCCCGGGCGCGTCAAGGCCGAGCGGGCGCATGCAGGCCGGTGAACAGGGTGTCGGCGAACTGAGGGAAGCGGGGGCCCACCCACCGCACGGTGTCATCCACGGCGAGGATGCGCTTCTGGGCCCCCGCGGGGGTGAGCGCCACGCCCGGCATCTTCAGCACGCCGTCCACGCTGCCCACGGCCTTGATGCCCCGCTCCAGCAGGATGATGGCGTCCGGCGCGGCCTGCACCATGCCCTCGGCCGTCAGCGCTTTGGTGCCCGTGGTGAAGTCCGCCGCGTTCTGCCCTCCGGCCAGCTCGATGAGCACGTGCACGCCCGTGTCGCGCCCGTAGACGAACGCCTCGCCCGGGCCGTGCGCGTAGAGGAACAGCACACGGGGCTTCGTCTTCACCCCGTCGACCTTCTTCTGGAGCGCGGCCAGCCGCGTGTCGAGCTCCTGGGTGAGCTTCTGGCCCGCCTCGGGCACCTGGTACAGCGCCGCCACCTGCTGGATGCGCCGCTTGAGGGCCGGGATGCCCGACTTGCCCGAGTGCTCCAGCACGAGCACCGGCACCTTCGCGCCGCGCAGCTGCTCGGCCGTGGCGGCGGGCATGTTCTCCTCGCTCGCGAGCACCACGTCGGGCGCCAGGCTGATGATGCCCTCCACGCTCGGGTGGTAGGGGTGCCCCACCTTGGCCACCTGGGCCAGCTGCGCGGGGTAGGTGCCCGCCACGTCGGTGCCCACCACGCTGCCGCCCTGGCCGAGCGCGTAGACGATCTCCACCAGCGAGGAGTTGATGGCCACCACGCGCTTGGGCACCGCCACGTCCACCGTCTTCCCATCCACGCCCTTGAGGGGCGCGGCGTGGGCGGGTGCTCCCGCGAGCACGGCCCCCACGAGTGACAACAGGATGGCGAGCGGACGCATGACGACTCCTCTTCCCCTGTCCAGAGGAAGTGAATGTGATAATCAAAATCAACTTCGCGGCGGACCTTCTCCTCTCGGGCGCGGCCTGTCAAGCGCGGGAGGGGGCGTGTCAGTCTTCGGAGGGCTCGTCCGGCGCGGCGGGCGGCGTGGCCGGGCCCCGTGCGGGGGCACCCGGGGCCGGGGCTCGCCGGGGGGCGGGAGCGCTCGGGAGCGGGGCGGCGGGCGGTGGCGCGGGCTGCGCGGTGCGCAGGCGGGGCGGCTGGACGGGCCCCTGCACCGGGCCCACCCGGGTCGCGGAGGGGGAGCTCGTCTCGCGCGCCGGGGCCGGGGCCGGGGCCGGGGCCGGGGCCGGCGCGGCGGCCGGGGCGTGCTCGCGCAGCAGCCGCGGGTCGAACTGGATGACGGTGGGCTCGGTGGCGAAGCGGTCCTCCTCGAGCTCCGGCGCGTACAGGTCCTTCATGAAGGCCGTGAGGTGGGCCTGGGTGCCCGGCAGCCGCTCGGCGAGGAGGAAGTCCTCGAGCGCGAGCTGCAGCTCCCCGGCGCTCTGGTAGCGCTCGTCGCGCTTGCGCGCCAGGGCCTTCATCACCACCGCGTCCAACTCCGGGGGGATGCCGGGCACGAGCTCGCTGGGCGGCGCCACGCGCGCGCCCACCACGGCCTTGAGCGTGGCCAGGTCCGTCTCGCGCTTGAAGAGCCGCTGGCTCGTCAGGAGCTCGTGGAACACGATGCCCAGGCCATACACGTCCGAGCGCGCGTCCAGCTCCTCGCCGCGCGCCTGCTCCGGAGACATGTACGCGTGCTTGCCCTTGATGGTGCCCACCATCGTCTGGGACAGCTTGCCCGCGGCCTTGGCCACGCCGAAGTCGATGATCTTCACGTTGCCGTTGAAGCCCACCAGCACGTTCTGCGGGGACACGTCGCGGTGGATGAGCCCGAGCCGCCGGCCCGAGGGCGTGCGCGCCTGGTGCGCGTGGTCCAACCCCGCGGCCGCGTCCGCGACGATGCGGCACTTGAGCCCCAGGGGCAGGCCGCCCTTGGCGCGGCGGGCGCGGATGTTCACCTGGTTGACGGACTCGCCCTGCACGTACTCCATGGCGATGTAGAAGATGCCGTCCACGTCCCCCAGGTCGTAGATCTGCGCGATGTTCGGGTGGTTGAGCACCCCGGCGATGCGCGCCTCGTCCAGGAACATCTGGATGAACTCGTGGTCCTCGGACAGGTGGGGCAGCAGCCGCTTGAGCACCAGCAGCTTCTGGAAACCCACGGGACCCTTCTGCCGGGCCAGGTAGACCTGACCCATGCCACCCGTCGCCAGTTTGCGCAGCAGTTCGTAGCGGCCGAAGGTTTCCACGGAAGGGGCCCACCATATCCGTCCTGGGGGCGCCAACGGAAGCGCCCCCGCGAGTTCCCTCGCGGGGGCGCCCTGCTCAAGCAGCCGCGTCAGGGGGCCGCGCAGATGCTGCGGTAGCGCACCTCGAGGTTCTGGCCCGGCACGGGCACCGCGCCCGTCTTGAAGACGACCGCGTTGCGGGCCGCGTCATACGACCACTGGTCCGTGCCCAGGACCCGACCCGCCACCTGGACGCGCATCTCCGTCAGGCCGTTGGGCGTGGCCGTCAGCGGGAAGTCCGCCTGGAGCCCCTCGGCGCGCTTGAGCAGCTTCTCCAGGAAGGAGCCGTAGTCCCCCAGGCAGATGGAGTCCGCGGCGCCCCCGGTGGCCTGGGCCACGGCGGAGAAGCGCGTGCCGGGCCCGCCCGCGGTGGTGCAGCGCGTGTCGGTGGGCACCAGCGCGTACAGCTGGCTGCGGTGCCCCATGCCCGTGCCCTTGATGGACTGGAGGAACTGCACGTAGCTCTCCGGCTCGAAGCCCGAGTGGTCGTCCTCGTCGGCCACCACCACCACGGCCAGCCGCGCCGTGGTGCGCAGGAAGCCCTGGTTGCCGTCGTTGGGCAGCGGGGTGCGCGGGTCGTCCATGCTGGTGATGAGCGGCGAGGACAGGCCCTGGCGCATCGTCTCCAGGCCCTGCACCAGGTTGTGGCACAGGCCCACGTCGTCGATGTTGGCCTGCACCGTGGTGGCCGCCGTGGCCGAGGTGCTCGCCGCGGTGCGGGCGCGGTGCCCGTCCGCCGGCACGAGCCGCCCCGCGTCACCGCCCGCCGTGGCGTTGGTGCACGCGGGCGAGCGGGTGCTCAGGCCCGTGCTCGTGACGCCCACGCGCACGTCCACGCCCACCTGCCGCGCGCGCTCCAGCCACCCCGGGATCGCGTTCTTCAGCCGCTTCTGGAACTCCCCCATCGTCGTGGTGTTGCTCACCACGAAGAGCACGTCCAACTGGCTGTCGGTGCCCTGGATGAAGCGGTCGATCTGCAGGCCCTCGTGGTTGGTCTCCGCGAGCAGCGGGATCATCAGCGGGTTGGGCTCGTTCTGCTCCTTCACGAAGAAGGGGCTGTAGTGCTGGCCGAGCACGTCGCGGGCGTAGCTGAACTCCAGCTCGAAGCCCTCGCCGGGGGCGAGCTGGCGCGGCAGCGCGGGCGGCGTGACGAGCTGGTACTGCTCGCTCGTGCCCGCGCCGATGTGCGCGTCCGTCACGCTCACCGGGGCCGCGCACTGGTTGGACACCAGCGTGCGGCGCGGGCGCGTGGCGCAGTCATAGCGGATGGGGCCGAAGTCCACGAAGGCCGGCGCCGCCACCAGGCAGCTCGCCAGGGACGTGCCGTGCAGCGGCAGGCGCACCGTGGGGTTGGCCGGGTCATTCACCGTGAGCGTGAGCTCGCCCTGGTAGTCGCCCACCGCGGGCGGCCGGAAGGACACCATGGCGCTGAACGCCGAGGCGTAGGGCACCGAGCCGCCCACGATCTTCCCGCCGGGCATGGAGAAGGCCCCGCCCCCGTCGTTGGACACGTGGATGTTCTTCACCGCGCACTCGGCGCGGCCCGTGTTGTCGAAGCGGAAGCCCAGCACCGCGCCGCGGCCCGGCTCCAGGTTGCCGAAGTCCAGCACCGGCTGGGGCTTGAGCGTGTAGACACACGTGCCGGTGTCGCGCGCGGTGCCGGTGAGCAGGATGGTGCGCTCGGGGTTGAAGAGATCGTCCGACACGAGCACCAGCGTCGCCTCGAAGCGGCCTGAGTTCTGCGGCTCGAAGTACACCGTCAGGTCCAACGCGTCCGTGCCCGGCGCGATGGGCAGGTTCTCCGTCTCCAGCGCGGGCCAGGTGCTGCCCGGCGTCCAGGGCTGCACCGCCTTGCCGCGCAGGATGTTGTCCACGGAGAAGTGGGCCCACATGCCGTCGGCCCGCACTCCCTTGAGGTACAGGTTGCCCGAGGTGCCCGCGTTGGTGATGCGGATCGTCTTGGCCAGCTTGCCGCCCGAGGGCAGCTCGCCGAAGTCGAGCGCCAGCGGGGCCACCGCCAGCGTGGGCCGGCCGCCGCGCGCATCCAGCGTCACCTGCGCCTGCCGGGGCTTGTCCGACTCATAGCCCACCGTCAGCGTGCCCATGTTGGGCCCGGAGAAGCGCGCCGCGAACTCCAGCGGCACCCGCACCTCCTCGCCCGGCTGCACCTGCCGCGACCCCATGGCCTCCAGCGGCGTGAAGGCCGTGTCGCTCGTGCCCATGCCCTGGATGGTCACCGGCCGCCAGGTGATGTTCTTGGCGCGCGTGAAGGAGCGCGTCGTCTCGTGCACCGGAATCTGATCGAAGGGCACCGGGGCCGGGTCGAACACGAACGCGCTCGCCACCGAGCGCCCCGCGAGCCCCGCCACCGTGGGCGTGCACGTGTCGCACGGGCGCACCTCCACCTGCGCGCTCATCTCGCCCAGATCCTTGGGGAAGTACTTCGTCTCCAACTGGGCGGTGGCCCGGGGCGGCACGGTGATGTTGTCCGCGCTGAACGCCTTGGCCGCGTCCCCCGTCACCGTCACGCTCAGGGGCAGGTCCACGGGGTTGGTGATGGTCAGCCGCAGCACGCGCTGGCTGTCCACCTCCAACGTCTGGAAGTCCAAGAGGGCCGGCTCCAGTCGCACGGTGAGCGGCGCGCCCTGGCCCTTCACCTTCACCAGGTGCTCCTGACCGGCGTTGGCGTCCGTGTTGACCTTCAGCGACTCCTCGCTGCCGCCTTCCGCGAGCGGGTGGAAGCGCACCCGCACCAGCTTCTCCTCGCCCGGCATGAGGCGCGCCTCGCCGTCGAAGGACACCTCGTAGGCGGGGTTGTCACCGAGCTTGAGCGCCTCCAGCGCGTGGAAGGGCACGTAGCCCACGTTGCGCAGACGCACGACCTTCTCGCGCCACTCGCCGACCGGCACCTCGCCGAAGTCCAGCGCGTTGGTGTCCACCGCGGCCGTGGCCTGCACCGCGCGCGTCTCTCCTGGCTCATGGCACGCGGCCAGCGCTCCCGCCAACAGCGACAGCCAGATGATCCGTTTACCGTTTCGACCTGTCGTCATCACCCGTCCCCGCCTCGAACACACACCTACCCGGCAGGGCACCCATCAAATTGCGTACCAGACGGGGCGCCTTGGCACGGGTGAGCAATTCCAGGGGCTTGGCCGAGGGTAGGCGGAGGTAGGCGGGGATCAGTGGGAAACGAAGTGCCCTCGGGGGTGGAGCTTTTTTCATGGCTTGCCGATCAGCCCCGACGGACAGGAGGGGCGGGCAGGCGACAAGATTTTCCCACCCGGAGGCGGGGTCCCGGGCCTTGGCGGGCGGTCCGGAACCCCTCGTGGGGCGCTACTCCGTCAACAGGTGAACCTCGGTGGTGCCGGCGCCCACGGTGATAGGGATGCGGCACGGGCCCTCCGGGACGACCACCTCCACGAGCCGGGTGGCGGTGGTGGTGAGCCCCGCGCCGTCCGTCACCGAGTAGATGAGCGGGTAGAGGCCCGGGACGGTGGGATCGATCGCGCCGATGACCTCGACCTGGGCGCTCAGGTCTCCCGCGCAGGCATCGAGCGCGAAGAAGCCGGGCTCGGTGTAGCTGGACACGCCGTGGCCCAGGACGATGACGTCGGGCCCGAGCAGCGTCAGCGCGGGCGGCTGGGTGTCCTGCACCGTGAGCGTGGTGGTGCAGGAGAGCGCGTGGCCGTCCTTGTCGGACGCCGTGTAGGTGAGCGGGGTGATGCCCGTCATGCCCTCCGTCCGGCCGCGCACGCACTCGAGCGTGCTCGGATCGGGGCAGATGAGCTGGGGTGGGGGGGCCTCCCAGGCGGACCCCGCCACCTCGTGCGAAGCCGGGGCGGGTGCTTCGAGCGCTTCCGGGGGCGGCGCGCTGTCCTGGGGCTGTCCGTCTGGGTTTGGCGTCGTCGGGAGGGCCAGCGCCTCCGGTGTTTCGGACGCCGGACTGTCCTCGGGGACGGGGCCCTCCGACTGGAGTCCCTCCACGGCTTGTCCTTCGGACGGAGTGAAAGGGTTTGCCTCCGCGCTCGGACCGTAGGCACACACATTCAGTGCCGCCAGGAGCACGAGCCCTGGCAGGCGTTGGAATTGCGTTGTCATGGACAGGTAACCCCCGGATGCACCCATGGCGGAGTGAACGCCAATCGGCACCCGGGAACATACCCGTGCCTCATTCCGTGTGTTTGTGATTCGGAGTCTGTGTAGGAATGTGAAACGAGTCCACCGCCCGAGTGTCCGCTCCCGCGCGTCAGGGCGTGATGAAGTCCACCAGGGCCCGGGCCACGGCCTCGGGTTGCTCCAGGTGCACGTGGTGCCCGCCGGGAATCACGATCGGCGGCCGCGCGAGCCGCAGGGCCGCGAGCCGCGCCTCGGCCCGCGCTTCTTCCATGCGGTGGCCCGTGCTCCCCAACACGAGTTGCACCGGGCACCGCACGCCCGAGGACACCGCGAGCCACTGCGCGTCGTCATAGCCCTGGGCGAAGCGGCGGCGGTGCGTGGGATCGAAGGTGAAGGCGACGCCGCCGCCGTCCCTCTCCGGCAGGGGCTCGGTGCCGTGGCGGGCCAGGTGCAGCGCGGCGGCCTCGGGCAGGCCGGGGTTGTTCTCGCGCAGGCGCGCCGCGGCGGCCTCCACGGACGGGTAGCGCTTGCGGTTCGGCTCGCGCTCCAGGTCCTGGAGGAAGCCGCGCAGCCGAGGCAGCGCGTTCTCGGGGGGTCCTCCCGTGGGCCCCAGGCTCTCGATGAGGCTCAGGCTCCGGACGTGCTCGGGCCGGGCGGCGGCGTACATCGTGGCGATGATGCCCCCGAGCGAGTGGCCCACCAGGTGCGCCTGGGCGAGCCCCGTGGCGCGCAGCACCGCCTCCAGGTCCACCAGGCAATCGCCGAGCTGGTAGTGGCCGGGCCGGGGCAGCCACGCGCTGCGGCCCATGCCCCGGAAGTCGAACACCACCAGCCGCCACGTGTCGGGCAGGTGCTCGACGAGCGTATCGAAGCCATGCCCATGGTCCAGCCAGCCGTGCAGGAACACGACGGCCGGCGAGCCCTCGGCATGGCGCTGGCGGACGTGCAGGCCAAGGCCGTGCACCTCCACCGACAGGGTCTCGAAGGGGGGGCGGGTCATGGCTCCCGCTTACCCCATCGGAGGCGGCTCAGAGCGCGGAAGTCGCTTCCATCCCCGAAGCCGCCGAGAGCACCAGCGCGAGTTGCCGCGCCTGGTTCTCGGTGCTGCAACGATATTCCTGGACCTTCCCACTGGCCGTTTGAAGGCGCAGAACCCAGACGTCGGCTTCCCTGGACACCACAGGACGTGCTTGCGGCATGGATCCCCCTCTCGTGTGCGGTGTGGCCGCACGAGCCTTTCCCAAGCATCCCCCATGCCGACCCCCGGTCCAGGCCCGCCCCCAAGGAATCCGGCTATTTGGCTTTTCACGCCGCCTTCGGGGGTGACAAACTTTGCGGAGTGGGGTGACAAAACGTGCAAGTCAC includes:
- a CDS encoding heme/hemin ABC transporter substrate-binding protein, with protein sequence MRPLAILLSLVGAVLAGAPAHAAPLKGVDGKTVDVAVPKRVVAINSSLVEIVYALGQGGSVVGTDVAGTYPAQLAQVAKVGHPYHPSVEGIISLAPDVVLASEENMPAATAEQLRGAKVPVLVLEHSGKSGIPALKRRIQQVAALYQVPEAGQKLTQELDTRLAALQKKVDGVKTKPRVLFLYAHGPGEAFVYGRDTGVHVLIELAGGQNAADFTTGTKALTAEGMVQAAPDAIILLERGIKAVGSVDGVLKMPGVALTPAGAQKRILAVDDTVRWVGPRFPQFADTLFTGLHAPARP
- a CDS encoding serine/threonine-protein kinase: METFGRYELLRKLATGGMGQVYLARQKGPVGFQKLLVLKRLLPHLSEDHEFIQMFLDEARIAGVLNHPNIAQIYDLGDVDGIFYIAMEYVQGESVNQVNIRARRAKGGLPLGLKCRIVADAAAGLDHAHQARTPSGRRLGLIHRDVSPQNVLVGFNGNVKIIDFGVAKAAGKLSQTMVGTIKGKHAYMSPEQARGEELDARSDVYGLGIVFHELLTSQRLFKRETDLATLKAVVGARVAPPSELVPGIPPELDAVVMKALARKRDERYQSAGELQLALEDFLLAERLPGTQAHLTAFMKDLYAPELEEDRFATEPTVIQFDPRLLREHAPAAAPAPAPAPAPAPARETSSPSATRVGPVQGPVQPPRLRTAQPAPPPAAPLPSAPAPRRAPAPGAPARGPATPPAAPDEPSED
- a CDS encoding choice-of-anchor D domain-containing protein translates to MTTGRNGKRIIWLSLLAGALAACHEPGETRAVQATAAVDTNALDFGEVPVGEWREKVVRLRNVGYVPFHALEALKLGDNPAYEVSFDGEARLMPGEEKLVRVRFHPLAEGGSEESLKVNTDANAGQEHLVKVKGQGAPLTVRLEPALLDFQTLEVDSQRVLRLTITNPVDLPLSVTVTGDAAKAFSADNITVPPRATAQLETKYFPKDLGEMSAQVEVRPCDTCTPTVAGLAGRSVASAFVFDPAPVPFDQIPVHETTRSFTRAKNITWRPVTIQGMGTSDTAFTPLEAMGSRQVQPGEEVRVPLEFAARFSGPNMGTLTVGYESDKPRQAQVTLDARGGRPTLAVAPLALDFGELPSGGKLAKTIRITNAGTSGNLYLKGVRADGMWAHFSVDNILRGKAVQPWTPGSTWPALETENLPIAPGTDALDLTVYFEPQNSGRFEATLVLVSDDLFNPERTILLTGTARDTGTCVYTLKPQPVLDFGNLEPGRGAVLGFRFDNTGRAECAVKNIHVSNDGGGAFSMPGGKIVGGSVPYASAFSAMVSFRPPAVGDYQGELTLTVNDPANPTVRLPLHGTSLASCLVAAPAFVDFGPIRYDCATRPRRTLVSNQCAAPVSVTDAHIGAGTSEQYQLVTPPALPRQLAPGEGFELEFSYARDVLGQHYSPFFVKEQNEPNPLMIPLLAETNHEGLQIDRFIQGTDSQLDVLFVVSNTTTMGEFQKRLKNAIPGWLERARQVGVDVRVGVTSTGLSTRSPACTNATAGGDAGRLVPADGHRARTAASTSATAATTVQANIDDVGLCHNLVQGLETMRQGLSSPLITSMDDPRTPLPNDGNQGFLRTTARLAVVVVADEDDHSGFEPESYVQFLQSIKGTGMGHRSQLYALVPTDTRCTTAGGPGTRFSAVAQATGGAADSICLGDYGSFLEKLLKRAEGLQADFPLTATPNGLTEMRVQVAGRVLGTDQWSYDAARNAVVFKTGAVPVPGQNLEVRYRSICAAP
- a CDS encoding immunoglobulin-like domain-containing protein, translating into MEGLQSEGPVPEDSPASETPEALALPTTPNPDGQPQDSAPPPEALEAPAPASHEVAGSAWEAPPPQLICPDPSTLECVRGRTEGMTGITPLTYTASDKDGHALSCTTTLTVQDTQPPALTLLGPDVIVLGHGVSSYTEPGFFALDACAGDLSAQVEVIGAIDPTVPGLYPLIYSVTDGAGLTTTATRLVEVVVPEGPCRIPITVGAGTTEVHLLTE
- a CDS encoding alpha/beta fold hydrolase, which gives rise to MTRPPFETLSVEVHGLGLHVRQRHAEGSPAVVFLHGWLDHGHGFDTLVEHLPDTWRLVVFDFRGMGRSAWLPRPGHYQLGDCLVDLEAVLRATGLAQAHLVGHSLGGIIATMYAAARPEHVRSLSLIESLGPTGGPPENALPRLRGFLQDLEREPNRKRYPSVEAAAARLRENNPGLPEAAALHLARHGTEPLPERDGGGVAFTFDPTHRRRFAQGYDDAQWLAVSSGVRCPVQLVLGSTGHRMEEARAEARLAALRLARPPIVIPGGHHVHLEQPEAVARALVDFITP